A window of Glycine soja cultivar W05 chromosome 2, ASM419377v2, whole genome shotgun sequence genomic DNA:
ggtgcacccgcATATtactggtgcacccagcattttttGATTAATGCCCAAAATGTCCCTAGCTTGTTGTtcctttttaagttattttttctaattgaaTGATGATCCGTAAGCGGATTTTTCAtatacgaatcaacttgatctgtatgaATTATACGGATGAAGTTGATTTGTATAaagcatacggatcaagttgatctgtatggTTTATACTGATGAAGTTCATCTGTATAAAGCATACAGATCAAGTTCATCCGTGTAATTTATACGGATGAACTTCAttcgtattatttttttaatttcttaaagttttatttttttaactattaatatgttaaattattcatttgcacattaatttttttttactattacaaaatttaatatatattaaattttgtaatagtaaatattttttatttataaaaaaatatacggattaaataattatatgagttatatcaaaattaattgtcacaaaatttattatttaaatttacatgtgtattaaatataaattcgaaagtttagtgttatgtatagtaatattatttattttataatgtaattggCTCATTATCTCAGTTGGTTAGAGCGTTGTGCAGGTTCGATTCTTGCTTGGgccattaattataaattaattcatcacaaatatttttcaaaaaaaatttaaaaaaacttttgaattGGGCTTATACGGATCATCTTGATCCGTATGAGGTCTACGGATCATCAACTCATACGTTCATTCGTATAAAGCATACGGATGAACTTCATCCATATGTTTTATACGGATGAACTTCATCCGTATAAATcatacgaatcaacttgatccgtatattttatacaaattaactTCATACTTACGGATTAACTTCATcaggatcaagttgattcatatGTGAAAAATCTGCTTACGGATCACCACTAAGCCAGAAGCAACTTAAAAAGGAACAATAAATCAGAGACATTTTggacattaataaaaaatgatgggtgcaccagcaataccGCTTAAGGCACCTAACAACACCCCCACATTATATGAAACACTCACGCACGCTTATGCTATCCTCTAGAACAATTGCTACTTACAGTCTACATTTTTTAACAAGCTGAATATATATGTACAAATTAAGGCTTAATTTTCAATAGCGTCGGTCCATGAAATCATTGAGAGATAACAGAGTTAATCGGAGAAGAATTCTTGCACTTCAGCTAATTGGTCCGTGGTCATTATAAGAGGGAGTGAATCAATTTTAGTTCCATTGAGATTATTATCTACCTCAGACGACCACTCCTGCTGCTCTTGAAACTCGGTAATATTGCTATGATTTAGGGGGTAGGAAATTCCCCCAGCAGAGTTTTTTTGACATATGCAAGCTGATGGGTTCTCAGTAAACTCACCACTGCCGGGCCTCAACTCATTTGGTTCTCCCATAAACCCTACCTGGAAAGTTCTAACTCGAGAGGCAAATTCCTCCCACGTCCTATTATTTCTGTTCATGAATAACAGGTTCAACTTCTTTGCATTTGGCCGGATGGTGACTTTATGACCCAAGTACCTCCTTCTTCCAGCTAAAATTTTCGCCATGTTCCCGTTGTTGTTTGTAACAAATACGTCACTCTCAGCACAAACTATGAAATCTAGTGCAGCCATGCGAGAAGAAAATGACACAAATGGCGCCAACTCCTCCTTGGTAGCTATGGTCTCCTTTGAATGGAAGTTTGGGAAAAGAGCCTTCAGGGGAGCTATCGTTTCCTCACCTCCATATATTTCGCCAGATGCCACGTACAACAGAACTTCACTTCCAAAATCTAGTGCTCTTAGCATAAGACCCACTTCCTCTGGTGTAAGTGGGCATCTTCCATGTCTTCGAACTTTCTCAGGATTACTTGCCTGCCTCCCATTTCCAAATAACAAAGAATACATCAATCATTTTTCATACATGCATGATGCATGTGGAGCTCATTTCTTAGATATGCTAATAAAACCTTACATCTaatactacaaaaaaaaaaacttacatgtAAATTTTTCCACCGTTTCCTAATTTCGCCAagttcctttttctctttttctccaccGCCGTAATAGCAACCAGAGAATGCAAGCATATCCGGTTCAAACCTATGTGATAAAACATCAGTTTGAATCACGTTGAACTTCAATATGAATCATGAAAAGAACTTAGCTTACGTCTCAATTACAAAATGCGAGTTAATTTCTGTAACTTAATGAAGCTGATGATCACGAATGCTGCATATATACTGCATTCTTTGTTGAGGAACTAAATGGCAAAGTAAAGGAACCAGAAATAAAGCTTACCTCAAATGTAGAGCAATGAAAtgtttgctttttattttcatccgcTCAACCAACAATTTACCCATCCCCTGAATGGAATCCGTAAATTTGAGAGCATGGTAATTAACCCTGCACCTCAGCCTTTGAAGATCTTCATCCAACATATTAGCAAGTCTATAGTCAAACTTAGTTAACCGAACAGCCTGCATGCATCAAGGAATTTAAGTATCATCATCCATCGAATCAAGAACAACACCATAACGTAATTATTACAATAGTTGAAGATTAGCtttgaaataacattttttcaaaaataatatttcccaAACACTACTCACTGCACGAGTGCACTACGCTTTTGACAGACTCACGAGTCACTACTTCTGATAATttctttattgtattttatggGAAATAATGAATACTACTAGTAAATATTGTCTTTCCGGCTTAAAAGTCAATTGTCATCATTGCTCAgatgaatttcaattttgattaatCAATGTTCTATCGCTTCATTTTAGTTTCTCGTTCCttcttatttatatgtttaatcaaatatcaaatgttctactaaaaaaatcaattatcatttttttatgattaaaagttCTACtcacattatttatataaaatgtcATATATTTTCAAGTAAATTTATTCATACATATTTCCAGCTAGTTAGGGTCAAAACAGGGGAGATAAAGTCCAGATTTTAATTGGTggaatgcatgcaaatattttTGATCTGAGGATGCATGTGAAGACTTACACGCTTCCTGACCAGCACGGGTAAAACACGATCCTCATAGCACTTGGGGGTGCattttcttggaacacgcaccgtATATGGAGCCACGAAGTTCCCTCCCATTTCCGGAAGCTCTTTTACAATTCTCACGTCATTCCGGAGAAATGTTATAAACCACTCTGTATCAAATAGTTCAGAAAAGTTGCTGCAAAAAATAGCACACAAATTAAGAGACAATgaccaataaaaatatcatatatgatTTGCAAGGCAAAGACAGCAGACCTTGTGTCCTTCCAGAAAGATGTATGATCCAACTCTGGAACAACAAGAGTAGCATTCAAAAGATATGCAGCCACCACAGCATCAATTATCTGCAGCCACAACTCCCATATTAATTGGTCTCTCCTTGGATTTAGAGCAATAGCATATGACATATTTCAGGtacattattaataaattcatgTTGGTTGCATAGAGAAAGAGGTAAATCTTCCAATATTGGTTACCTCCTTGAAACCATAGAGGATTGCATGTGAGTTGATGATAAATAGTTATTAGTTGATGAAGAAGCTTACCCCTGTTCTCTGTTGATTTAAACCTCCACTGGTGGAAATTAGCAAGTATCGATCTGGATTCGTTTTGGCATTTGCCTCTGCAAGTGCAAGAAATAAGTACTTACGCAATCAAATTGCACGTCCAATAAAAAAACGAATGAACACACGgcttaaaatttgatttaatttaaattcataaattgGTTGGATTTGCTTTACTTGCAAAATTGACACCGGCATTACTGCAGCCATAGAAGAGGCGTGAGTGAGTTGAACTCCATAAATCACGCCTGAAACTACCTCCACCCGCCTTCAAATGAAAGTCCAACCAACACAAATAGATTAagcataaaagagaaaaatgcagAAGCAGTATGACACTTGCGTTTCAGTTAATACTTAATAGCTTACCGGAACCTGAAACACCGAATCATGGAATCGTGATCTGACTTGGTCATTGTTCTGAGTAGTCTgaagattgattttatttagCGTGGACGGAGCGAACAGAGAGAATAGGGCGAAGAGCAGAAGAAGGCAAGCGGAGATGGCGATGATGAGAGTGCGGTGGAGGAGCCGACCTCGAAGGAAACTCGCAACAAGGAGTCCTATTATTCTGGATTTCTCAGTGTGATgcttctttctcttcattgctGTTTCTGTGGACATTGGTATCGTTACGTACCTTACACCGAATTTCATTAATTCAATATTGCGTTGCTGATTGCAATTGCATGGAAGAAGAAGCGCAtccacaatttcaatttcaatcaaGTATTTAACGTTGAGTACTTGGTTTCGCTGTCCAAGTTTGATTTTGAGTCAAATGTCGTTTACAACGAATTCCATCTTAACTCTAAATATGGAGTGCATGGCAAGTTTCTTCGATGCTTGACTCTAACTAATTAGCCAGCGGATTCTCTACCTATATTTGGAATTCAAACTGTACTTGCTACTCTACTGTTATATTTTCCTGCTTTTGGTTTGGAGCTAATTCTTACTCACAACTCTGTTATAGCTTTTCGTTACGACCTTGTAAGCCTCGCCATTCCTGCTCATTGCTCAACTAATATGCTATTTTCATCacataaattagttttaagagCCGACGAGACAAACTCTGTTTATTGGGGTTTGGGATGTGAAAAAACATATGTAtctcattctattttttattttttatttttacaccgATTAAATTAACACGAATTCCTTCTACGGACCATTTTAATAATTGATTgtatttacaattaaatcaaatattttactaaaataaattggTAGGTACaactaatattttcttaaaataatgtataattacagagtaatgatttatatttttaaatatgcttTTTGCTTGAATTTATTTCAAAGAAATCATTATTTTAGTAACCAAGTTTCTAAAATAgcctttgaaaaataattatttcaaaaaaaatcttaaacatGTACTAAGAGTTCTAATTATCTGATAACTGTTAGTTCCTTGTGTAATATTACGATTGAAAATCAAAGGGAAAGAGAAAAGTGTTTCTTAATGTATAGGTGGGCGCTGCCAACAAGTAACAACGACATACATTGACTGATGAACATTTAAGGCACAAATTCTTCTTTCTGCACCTTAATTAACTTTATTAGTACTTATTTATGTAATcccataaaaaaatttgttgctcTTTACTACACTTCACGTGTGTTTCATGTGGTTGCATGATCTCGCACGCGCGTTTCATTCCTCTATGTTACGGTTACGAAACCCAAATTGGAGAAAGTTTATGCGTAACTGTAGAGACGAGTTGACGCACGAGCTATCTATCAAAATAGATGTAATTGATGGAAATAGTGACGAAAACAATAGTCAAGTAATTAGTTCTTAATCTATTTGTGAAAATGATCAAATTGGTCTTACAAAACAATAGTCAAGTAATTAGTTCTTAATCTATTGAAGCATTGAGGCTTCCCCGGATTTATTGTAAGTTgctgaatttaatattttagtagTGTTAAAAAGAGAGTGTGGTtaggattttttatttcaatattgatg
This region includes:
- the LOC114372226 gene encoding protein ROOT HAIR SPECIFIC 17-like — protein: MKFGVRYVTIPMSTETAMKRKKHHTEKSRIIGLLVASFLRGRLLHRTLIIAISACLLLLFALFSLFAPSTLNKINLQTTQNNDQVRSRFHDSVFQVPAGGGSFRRDLWSSTHSRLFYGCSNAGVNFAKANAKTNPDRYLLISTSGGLNQQRTGIIDAVVAAYLLNATLVVPELDHTSFWKDTSNFSELFDTEWFITFLRNDVRIVKELPEMGGNFVAPYTVRVPRKCTPKCYEDRVLPVLVRKRAVRLTKFDYRLANMLDEDLQRLRCRVNYHALKFTDSIQGMGKLLVERMKIKSKHFIALHLRFEPDMLAFSGCYYGGGEKEKKELGEIRKRWKNLHASNPEKVRRHGRCPLTPEEVGLMLRALDFGSEVLLYVASGEIYGGEETIAPLKALFPNFHSKETIATKEELAPFVSFSSRMAALDFIVCAESDVFVTNNNGNMAKILAGRRRYLGHKVTIRPNAKKLNLLFMNRNNRTWEEFASRVRTFQVGFMGEPNELRPGSGEFTENPSACICQKNSAGGISYPLNHSNITEFQEQQEWSSEVDNNLNGTKIDSLPLIMTTDQLAEVQEFFSD